In Cryptomeria japonica chromosome 10, Sugi_1.0, whole genome shotgun sequence, a genomic segment contains:
- the LOC131042118 gene encoding phytochrome A-associated F-box protein yields MEEHLKEEVAAFTAISEDILLNIFSKLEGDPRYLANLACVCTKFSSIIRTICWKKKCIVEIPSVVADLLQTPRSAVKLAEPPGGWAALQKLAVCCPGLWHAGVLLDSWDYGLERDIGPSEHYKIETRPVQKSSSDEGTSEIHSHWTAFDDLHFHTDFQAGLGFAQNPSKEEASQIKAEEAPVGENGHGVGAEHLGFEQYPQGKSATADKSGVASVECSSGRKSSGLSTDGRSGYDTREEPREFQQYPHGESCGSANSDPLSAENRNVGQVSSLVTEQSDGENEHGPREEKCGFEQYPPGESAHAVRSGSGCEKPSEGHFSSEMLNSSESSELEAKRKDSPYFLSDECCGMNFDAKKRKKGHQHQSIWPHMATGAWNLSREQGNKLLQSRFRGDCLYICDLPGCIHSEEKRSYRLFRGIFKNFKNSSVWRNIKDMKAKKSEMSCAFCNSDGTWDMLTTFCLRKSFEYHDDGEPVVRAYVCENGHVAGAWTDRPMYT; encoded by the coding sequence ATGGAGGAACACTTGAAGGAGGAAGTGGCTGCATTTACAGCGATTTCAGAGGACATTCTCCTCAACATATTTTCTAAGCTTGAAGGCGATCCAAGATATTTGGCTAATTTAGCTTGCGTGTGCACCAAGTTCAGCTCCATAATACGAACAATCTgctggaagaagaagtgtatagtGGAGATCCCAAGCGTTGTAGCCGATCTGTTGCAGACGCCACGGTCCGCTGTTAAATTGGCGGAGCCGCCGGGTGGGTGGGCAGCGCTTCAGAAGCTTGCTGTGTGCTGCCCTGGCCTCTGGCACGCTGGGGTTTTATTAGATAGCTGGGATTATGGCCTCGAGCGAGATATTGGGCCCAGCGAACACTACAAGATCGAAACCCGTCCAGTGCAAAAATCTTCAAGCGACGAAGGAACCAGCGAAATCCATTCCCACTGGACTGCGTTTGATGATCTGCATTTTCATACTGATTTTCAGGCCGGGCTAGGGTTTGCTCAAAACCCTAGCAAAGAGGAGGCTTCGCAAATTAAGGCGGAGGAAGCTCCAGTTGGAGAAAACGGGCATGGCGTGGGGGCGGAACACTTAGGATTTGAGCAATACCCACAGGGCAAAAGTGCGACTGCTGACAAGTCGGGAGTAGCTTCGGTTGAATGTTCTAGTGGACGAAAATCCTCAGGGCTTTCTACAGACGGAAGAAGTGGTTATGATACTAGGGAGGAGCCTCGTGAATTTCAGCAATACCCACATGGAGAAAGCTGCGGTTCTGCAAATTCAGACCCACTCTCGGCAGAAAACCGTAACGTGGGTCAAGTTTCAAGTCTTGTGACAGAACAGTCGGATGGAGAAAATGAGCATGGTCCCAGGGAGGAGAAATGTGGGTTTGAGCAATACCCACCTGGAGAGAGTGCGCATGCAGTCCGTTCAGGATCAGGCTGTGAAAAACCTTCTGAAGGCCATTTTTCATCTGAAATGCTCAATTCCAGTGAGTCCAGTGAGCTTGAGGCAAAGAGAAAAGATAGCCCCTACTTCTTGTCCGATGAGTGCTGTGGTATGAACTTCGAtgcaaagaagaggaagaaaggacATCAACACCAATCGATTTGGCCTCATATGGCCACTGGTGCCTGGAATCTTTCAAGAGAGCAGGGCAACAAGCTTCTGCAGAGCAGGTTTCGTGGGGACTGTCTCTATATATGTGATTTGCCTGGCTGCATTCACTCAGAGGAGAAGAGGAGTTACAGGCTTTTTAGGGGGATTTTTAAGAATTTCAAAAATTCATCTGTGTGGAGGAACATCAAGGACATGAAAGCCAAGAAAAGTGAGATGAGTTGTGCTTTCTGTAACTCAGATGGCACGTGGGACATGCTGACTACTTTCTGTTTGAGGAAGTCGTTTGAGTATCACGATGATGGGGAGCCTGTTGTTAGGGCCTATGTCTGTGAGAATGGGCATGTGGCTGGGGCCTGGACGGACAGGCCAATGTATACTTAA